In Apium graveolens cultivar Ventura chromosome 10, ASM990537v1, whole genome shotgun sequence, the following are encoded in one genomic region:
- the LOC141690893 gene encoding uncharacterized protein LOC141690893 translates to MTMKDVVQNVDVMAGMLDINLVEVKVLMDYGATRSFIAESVIARLKCVAYPLEPNLIREVVNQERVTAKRICPMCDRIIEGRHFSADLILFKLGEFDVLLGMYWFSNHYVQIECRSKKVKLETKDDIEVIFKGKKQEKKFLMAIQTKRLL, encoded by the coding sequence atgacaatgaaagatgttgtGCAGAATGTGGATGTGATGGCAGGTATGCTTGATATAAACTTAGTAGAAGTTAAAGTGTTAATGGATTATGGAGCAACTAGATCCTTTATTGCTGAAAGTGTTATTGCTAGATTAAAATGTGTTGCATACCCTCTCGAACCTAATTTGATTAGAGAAGTAGTGAATCAAGAAAGAGTTACTGCTAAGAGAATCTGTCCCATGTGCGATAggattatagaaggtcggcacttttccgCTGACTTAATTctttttaagttaggagaattcgacgtTCTATTAGGGATGTATTGGTTTTCAAACCACTATGTGCAAATCGAATGTAGAAGCAAAAAAGTGAAATTAGAGACCAAGGATGATattgaagtgatattcaaaggaaagaagcaagagaaaaagTTTCTAATGGCTATCCAAACGAAGAGACTGTTATGA